Genomic DNA from Aminobacterium mobile DSM 12262:
GGAAAAATATCAGAAGTGATAGGGAAAGTTGATCCGTGGCTTACTTTGGAAGGATTGCGTATTATATATGAAAGAAACGTGCCAAGTAAAGAATAAAACCTTTGGAGGACTACGAACTATAGGAGGAATTCCCCTGGATTCTCCTCTTATTTTGGCCCCTCTAGCTGGCGTAACAATTCCGCCGCTCAGGCTCTTTTTTAAAAAAATTGGAGCCGCGGCTGTCCATACAGAAATGGTGAGTTGTTCCGGACTGATACGGGAGAATGAGAAGACGTCTCGTATGCTCTCTATTTGTCCTGGCGAGCAGCCCACAATCTTACAGCTTTTTGCAGGGGATGTGGAAACGTTAGTTCGAGGAGCAGAGAAGGCCCTTCATAATGCTCCAGACCGCTTCGCAGCCCTAGGCATTAATATGGCATGCCCTATGCCGAAAGTGTTGAAAAAAGGGGCGGGTTCCCGATTACTTGAGTTCCCCGACAAGGCTGTATCCATGGTGGAGGAACTGAAAAAAATGGGCCTGCCAGTGTGGGTAAAAATAAGAATATGTCCCGAGTTTTTACCATATTCGACATCTTATTTTTGTGAGGAACTTCTTCGTGCAGGTGCTGATAATATATGTCTCCATGGTCGGACTCCTGCACAGCGATATTCTGGAACGGCAAATAGAGAAAAAATAGCTGAAATAGCCCATTCTTTCCCCGGGTATATAAGCGCGAGTGGAGATGTTTTTTCGGTAGAAGACGTAGAAAAGTATCTCGAAGCAGGGTGTGTTACGGTTTTTATTGCCCGAGGAGCACTGAAAGATCCCTTTATCTTCCCTCAAACACTGGCAGCTTTGGGCTTTTCGGTGGATAATAGATTGTTATGTCCCTCCATTGATTTAAAAATATCCATGATGGTTGAATTGGGGGATCATATTGCAGAAGAGACCAGTCCAAGACTGGCTGAAATATTAGTAAAGCGGCTTCTCTCAGGTATGTTTAAAGGAACCCCAGGAATAGCTGAATTCCGACGGGAGAGCGCCGGCATTCATGGCTGGAAGGAAATGAAACAACTGATGGGCAGCTGCGGGCACTATCTTGAAAGGAGAGAAGTAATGTGTCGGCCAATGTAGATACGAAGACAGATCAGACAGCTCTTCCCGAAGAGGAAATATTCCGTCAGCGGAAAGACAAACTTGAAAGGTTAAAAGAGGAAGAAGGATATAATCCGTACCTCGTCGAGCGGTGGAATCGAGAGGATATTTTAAGTGCGGTACGTAAACGTTTTGACCATTTGGAGATAGACCAGAGTGACGAAGAAGTACGTCTCAAGGTAGCTGGTCGAATTATGACTTTGCGCAAGCATGGGAAGGCCATGTTTGCCAATCTGCAAGATGAAACGGATACGATGCAGCTTTATTTCCAGCTTAATGCAATGGGAGAGGAATCCTACGAGTTTGCTAAGAAATGGGTAGATAGCGGAGATTTTGTAGGAATCGTAGGGTATCCCTTTAGAACTCGTCGCGGAGAATTGACCTTATTGGTTACAAAATGTACGCTGCTCTCTAAATCCCTTCGCCCGCTTCCGGAAAAATGGCATGGGCTTAAAGATACGGAGGTTCGCTACCGTCAGCGCTACCTTGACCTTATGGTGAACCCAGATGTGCGGGAAAACTTCAGGAAACGATCAGCGATTATTGCCTCTATAAGAAAAACGTTGACAGATCATGAAACCCTTGAAGTGGAAACGCCCATCCTCTCTCTCTTGGCTGGGGGTGCGAATGCTCGTCCCTTTAAAACCTTCCATAACGCTTTAGGAGTGGAAATGTACCTGAGGATAGCTACGGAGCTTTTCTTAAAGCGGTTAATTGTGGGTATGTATGGCCGAGTTTTTGAAATTGGTAAAAATTTCAGGAACGAAGGAATCGACACAATGCACAACCCCGAATTCACCGCTATGGAAGTGTATTGGGCCTATGCCGATTATAATGACATGATGGATCTTACGGAAGAAATTATTCACAATGCCGCTCTTGCCGTAGGAGATATGACAGTGAATTATCAGGGCGTAGAATTGGATTTCGGCAAGCCTTTCCGAAGGGCTACAATGCTTGATTTAGTGAAGGAATATGCTGGCGTGGACTTTAATACTATTACGAACGATGAAGACGCACGGCGGATAGGGACTGCCCATGGAGTAGAGTTGAAGGGGACGGAGAGCCGTTTTGGGGTCTTGAACGAAATGTTCGAGACTTTTGTTGAAGACAAACTGATTCAACCTACTTTTGTTATAGGGCATCCTACTGAAATTTCCCCATTGGCGAAGCGCGATCCCGAGAACCCTGATTACACTCATCGTTTTGAACTTTTCATCTGTGGGTCTGAAGTAGCCAATGCCTTCAGTGAGCTCAACGATCCTATAGACCAACGGGAGCGATTCCTCGATCAGCTGCGGAAGAAGGAAGCGGGGGACGAAGAAGCTCACGTCTTTGACGAAGATTTTATTAATGCAATAGAATATGGTTTGCCTCCCACTGGCGGCCTTGGGATTGGTATCGACAGACTTGTTATGTTCCTGACGGATTCCAAGTCTATAAGGGATGTCATTCTTTTCCCCACCATGCGCCCGAAAGCATAAAGGAGGCTCTTTTGGTGGATCGTGAAGAAGCGAGGAAACGAATAGAAGCCCTTCGTGACGAACTTAATCATCACGCATATCTTTATTATGTACTTGACAGCCCTGTTGTTGAAGACGATGTGTATGACAGCCTCATTAAAGAGCTGGTCCATCTAGAAGAGCTGTTTCCAGAGTTCGACGATCCAGACTCTCCTACACACAGAGTGGGAGGGGCTGCTCTTGACCGGTTTGAAAAAGTAGTTCATGAATCTCCACTTTTAAGTCTCGATAACGCGCTATCGAAAGAGGAGCTATGGCCTTTCTTTGATCGAGTTTCTGAAGCGCTGGGGCTTGCCGGTCTGGAGTATATTTGTGAACTTAAGATAGACGGTCTTGCCGTTTCTCTTCTTTACGAAGATGGAGTTTTTGTTCGAGGGGCAACTCGTGGAGATGGCCGGATTGGCGAAGATGTAACGGCTAATTTGCGGACAATTCGCTCTCTCCCCCTTAAATTACGAGAAGCAATTCCCGGGCGTCTGGAAGTCCGTGGCGAGGTGTTAATGACGAGGGAACAGTTTGCTGCTTTGAACGAGGAGCGAGAGGAGGCGGAGGAGCCTCTTTTTGCCAACCCCAGAAATGCTGCGGCTGGAAGTTTGAGGCAGCTGGATCCTTCTGTTACGGCGTCACGAAAACTCTCGATTTTTCTTTACCACCTCATTGATCCAGAAGCCTACGGCCTTGAGAACCAGTCACAAATTTTAGGGTGGCTGCTCCGCTTAGGTTTTCCCGTACAGAAGGCCTGGTGTGTGTGTAAAGATCGAAAAGATGTAGATGGCTTCATAGAAAAGTGGCGAGAAAATCGTTTCCATCTTCCTTATGCTACCGACGGAGTGGTGGTAAAGGTCAATCAGGTGGGTCTTTGGAAGGATTTAGGCACAACGGCGAAAGCTCCTCGATGGGCCGTTGCCTTTAAATATCCGCCAGAAGAAAAAGTGAGTCGTATCTTGGAAATCGAGGTATCAGTGGGGCGAACAGGGACTCTTACTCCTGTCGCCCATCTGGAACCTGTACATTTGGCAGGGAGCATAGTCAAGCGAGCGAGTCTTCATAATGAAGATGAGATACGGCGAAAAGATGTTCGAGTTGGCGATAGGGTACGGGTTCGTAAGGCAGGAGAGATAATACCTGAAGTTGTTAGCGTAGTTTTAGAGGATAGGGACGGTTCAGAGAAAGTTTTTAACATGCCTGAAACCTGTCCAGCCTGCGGTTCTCCTGTGGTGCGGATCCCCGGCGAGGTGGCCCTGCGATGTCCGAACCGAGCGTCTTGTCCTGCCCAGCTCCGGGAAGGCATAGCTCATTTTGCGTCGAGAGCTGCTATGGACATTCGAGGGCTTGGAACGAAATTGATAGCGCAGCTTGTGGAACGGCAGATGGTCCGAAATATGGCCGATTTATTTGCTCTCCGCCGCGACGATCTCCTGACGTTAAATCGCATGGGAAACAAGTCGGTAGAAAATTTGCTTCAGGCTATTGAAAAATCTAAAAGCCGATCATTGTCGCAGGTTATGACGGCCCTTGGCATTCGCCTTGTAGGACAGAAAGTAGCCGATATTTTGGCGAATAACTTTAGAAGTATTGAGAAACTCAGAAATACGCCGGAAGAGGAGCTTTCCACTATCGATGGGGTAGGTCCTAAGATAGCTGCGTCTATCCGGGCTTTTTTTCATGACAAGGCTAACGAAGAGATGCTCCGTCACCTTGAAGAAGCGGGCGTCACTATGGCTGTTGCGGAAGAGGTAGAGGAGGGCCCTGTCCCTTTTGAAGGGAAGCGTTTTGTCTTTACAGGTGAACTTCAGTCCATGACGAGAGACAATGCCGAAGGTATTGTTAAAAAACTTGGCGGAGATTTTTCTTCGAGTGTCAGTCGAAAAACTTCTATAGTTGTGGCAGGGCCAGGGGCAGGCAGCAAGCTCCAAAAAGCGCGGGAACTTGGGGTTACGGTAATTGATGAAGATGAGTTTTTGAAGATGATACACCCATACGTGGGTGATAAATAGGAGGATTGATGATGGCTGTCGAGGCAGAAGATATCAGGCATGTAGCTGCGCTCGCCCGATTGGAGATCAGCGAAGAAGAGGTTAAAGCCATGCATCAGCATTTTGAAAAAATTATGGCTTACTTCAATCGACTTAGCGAACTGGATCTTCAGGGTATAGATGCATTTGCCTTAAAGGTAGATGAAGAGATTCCCTGGAGAGAAGATGTAGAGATAGACAGCTCCGTGAGAGAAGAGGCTCTTAACGAAGCTCCTTATCGTCATGGAGACTTTTTCAGAGTCCCCCGGATAGTAGAGGAGGAGTAAGATGGAACTCTATGAACTTTCAGCTGCTCGAATTGCTTCAGGTATTTCGTCGGGCGATTTTTCTGCCAGCGACGTCTTTGAAGCGTGTCTGAACCGGGCGCGGTCTCTGGAGACTCACATATCTGCTCTTTTGACGGTCACGGAAGAAGAGGGACGATGTAAGGCAAAAGAAATAGATGAGGCACGGGCTGCGGGGAAAGAACTGGCTCCTTTGGCAGGGGTTCCCTTCGTTTTGAAAGACAATATGTGTACTCGAGGTATTCCTACCACTTGTGCCAGCAAGATTCTTGGCCAGTGGAAGCCCCCCTATAATGCAGCTGTTTTTGACTTTCTGAACGAGGCGGGAGCCGTGCTTTTGGGGAAAGCAAATCTCGATGAATTTGCCATGGGAGGCACAACAGAAAACTCTATTTACGGCCCAACATCTAATCCGTGGGATTACGAGAGAGTTCCAGGAGGAAGCTCTGGGGGAAGTGCCGCGGCTGTGGCGGCTGGGTATGTGCCTTTTGCCCTGGGAAGCGATACAGGAGGGTCTATTCGTCAGCCTGCCTCTTTTT
This window encodes:
- a CDS encoding tRNA dihydrouridine synthase yields the protein MKETCQVKNKTFGGLRTIGGIPLDSPLILAPLAGVTIPPLRLFFKKIGAAAVHTEMVSCSGLIRENEKTSRMLSICPGEQPTILQLFAGDVETLVRGAEKALHNAPDRFAALGINMACPMPKVLKKGAGSRLLEFPDKAVSMVEELKKMGLPVWVKIRICPEFLPYSTSYFCEELLRAGADNICLHGRTPAQRYSGTANREKIAEIAHSFPGYISASGDVFSVEDVEKYLEAGCVTVFIARGALKDPFIFPQTLAALGFSVDNRLLCPSIDLKISMMVELGDHIAEETSPRLAEILVKRLLSGMFKGTPGIAEFRRESAGIHGWKEMKQLMGSCGHYLERREVMCRPM
- the ligA gene encoding NAD-dependent DNA ligase LigA; this encodes MDREEARKRIEALRDELNHHAYLYYVLDSPVVEDDVYDSLIKELVHLEELFPEFDDPDSPTHRVGGAALDRFEKVVHESPLLSLDNALSKEELWPFFDRVSEALGLAGLEYICELKIDGLAVSLLYEDGVFVRGATRGDGRIGEDVTANLRTIRSLPLKLREAIPGRLEVRGEVLMTREQFAALNEEREEAEEPLFANPRNAAAGSLRQLDPSVTASRKLSIFLYHLIDPEAYGLENQSQILGWLLRLGFPVQKAWCVCKDRKDVDGFIEKWRENRFHLPYATDGVVVKVNQVGLWKDLGTTAKAPRWAVAFKYPPEEKVSRILEIEVSVGRTGTLTPVAHLEPVHLAGSIVKRASLHNEDEIRRKDVRVGDRVRVRKAGEIIPEVVSVVLEDRDGSEKVFNMPETCPACGSPVVRIPGEVALRCPNRASCPAQLREGIAHFASRAAMDIRGLGTKLIAQLVERQMVRNMADLFALRRDDLLTLNRMGNKSVENLLQAIEKSKSRSLSQVMTALGIRLVGQKVADILANNFRSIEKLRNTPEEELSTIDGVGPKIAASIRAFFHDKANEEMLRHLEEAGVTMAVAEEVEEGPVPFEGKRFVFTGELQSMTRDNAEGIVKKLGGDFSSSVSRKTSIVVAGPGAGSKLQKARELGVTVIDEDEFLKMIHPYVGDK
- the gatC gene encoding Asp-tRNA(Asn)/Glu-tRNA(Gln) amidotransferase subunit GatC, which gives rise to MMAVEAEDIRHVAALARLEISEEEVKAMHQHFEKIMAYFNRLSELDLQGIDAFALKVDEEIPWREDVEIDSSVREEALNEAPYRHGDFFRVPRIVEEE
- the lysS gene encoding lysine--tRNA ligase is translated as MSANVDTKTDQTALPEEEIFRQRKDKLERLKEEEGYNPYLVERWNREDILSAVRKRFDHLEIDQSDEEVRLKVAGRIMTLRKHGKAMFANLQDETDTMQLYFQLNAMGEESYEFAKKWVDSGDFVGIVGYPFRTRRGELTLLVTKCTLLSKSLRPLPEKWHGLKDTEVRYRQRYLDLMVNPDVRENFRKRSAIIASIRKTLTDHETLEVETPILSLLAGGANARPFKTFHNALGVEMYLRIATELFLKRLIVGMYGRVFEIGKNFRNEGIDTMHNPEFTAMEVYWAYADYNDMMDLTEEIIHNAALAVGDMTVNYQGVELDFGKPFRRATMLDLVKEYAGVDFNTITNDEDARRIGTAHGVELKGTESRFGVLNEMFETFVEDKLIQPTFVIGHPTEISPLAKRDPENPDYTHRFELFICGSEVANAFSELNDPIDQRERFLDQLRKKEAGDEEAHVFDEDFINAIEYGLPPTGGLGIGIDRLVMFLTDSKSIRDVILFPTMRPKA